A genome region from uncultured Tolumonas sp. includes the following:
- a CDS encoding 6-pyruvoyl-tetrahydropterin synthase-related protein translates to MSKILALISPWRHLIIIVAVGLLLTMPLLINGCMNGHDFFFHVIFSHHFTEQFWNGDLYPRWMLNMNAGFGSPTFFFYAPLPYYITSLFSLLFNLNTADCDALLFSASFALILSGITVYFWLKEFTSTQFALILAIIYMVLPYHFVVDLYIRFAFAELWSFVWMPLILYWSLKVSEGSKKSIIWLSISIALLIFTHLPTFIIFMPVFVGHFLFVTNKELRKFVFLNHLIAIMLAVGLSAIYWVPAMTTQGNVSMQSMFSGMFNYTNNFLLSGPIYGHSRTFWRYLTFITVLMSTLAYGAWLFSRMQTHLIIRRETNYWIVVVFLSLFMTLPFSQFIWDLLPTLQKIQFPWRFNTILTIAAITVFALAVSQFDEIKFRMHGRNPLIIWFLLLTVLLSSELIYGTNAIFFNRVEEKEVVKSLMVSRSPVEYRPHWVPEENFSYDNIRKLGHDTPQLQSDKTDVSWQIKRWQPRTIQLLINANVESKITVHQFYYSGWAATLDNQTKLSVSPSDNGLLQLSVPAGKHEILLTLDTLIEERVGQIISTLAFLICLLWGAKNQIKFGFVRKEQIK, encoded by the coding sequence ATGTCAAAAATTCTGGCTCTAATATCACCATGGCGTCATCTCATTATTATTGTTGCGGTAGGTCTGCTGCTGACAATGCCATTATTGATTAATGGCTGTATGAATGGACATGATTTTTTCTTTCATGTGATTTTCAGTCATCATTTCACGGAACAGTTTTGGAACGGTGATCTCTACCCGCGTTGGATGCTCAACATGAATGCAGGTTTTGGTAGCCCTACCTTTTTTTTCTATGCTCCCTTGCCATATTATATAACCAGCCTATTTTCATTATTGTTTAATCTGAATACAGCTGATTGTGATGCGTTGCTTTTCTCTGCATCGTTTGCATTAATCCTATCCGGCATAACAGTTTATTTTTGGCTGAAAGAATTTACCAGTACCCAATTCGCTTTAATCCTCGCCATCATATATATGGTGTTACCTTATCACTTTGTTGTTGATTTATATATTCGCTTTGCTTTTGCTGAGTTATGGAGTTTTGTTTGGATGCCTTTGATTCTTTATTGGAGTCTTAAGGTTTCCGAGGGATCGAAAAAATCAATCATATGGCTAAGTATCAGTATTGCATTGTTGATTTTTACACATTTGCCAACCTTTATTATTTTTATGCCTGTATTTGTCGGACATTTTTTATTTGTTACTAATAAAGAGTTACGGAAATTTGTTTTTTTAAACCATCTGATAGCGATCATGCTTGCTGTTGGCTTATCGGCAATATATTGGGTGCCAGCAATGACAACACAAGGTAATGTTTCTATGCAAAGTATGTTTTCAGGTATGTTTAATTATACTAACAATTTTCTTCTTAGTGGCCCTATCTACGGGCATAGTAGAACATTCTGGCGTTATCTGACCTTTATCACGGTGTTAATGAGCACCTTGGCGTACGGCGCATGGTTATTCAGTCGAATGCAAACACACCTGATTATTAGAAGGGAAACCAACTATTGGATTGTGGTGGTATTTTTATCATTATTTATGACGTTGCCTTTCAGTCAGTTCATATGGGATTTATTACCAACTTTGCAAAAAATTCAATTTCCATGGCGCTTTAATACCATATTAACTATTGCCGCAATTACAGTGTTTGCATTAGCGGTTTCCCAATTCGATGAAATTAAATTCCGTATGCATGGACGAAATCCTTTGATCATTTGGTTTTTGTTGCTGACTGTATTATTAAGCAGTGAGTTGATTTATGGTACTAATGCTATATTTTTCAATCGAGTAGAAGAAAAAGAGGTTGTTAAATCTCTGATGGTTAGCCGAAGCCCGGTTGAATATCGGCCACATTGGGTGCCGGAAGAAAACTTTAGTTACGATAATATTCGCAAACTTGGCCACGACACGCCGCAGTTGCAAAGTGATAAAACAGATGTGAGTTGGCAAATCAAACGTTGGCAACCACGCACAATTCAGTTGTTGATAAATGCCAATGTTGAGTCAAAGATAACCGTTCATCAGTTTTATTACTCTGGCTGGGCCGCCACATTAGATAACCAAACCAAATTATCTGTGAGCCCATCAGATAACGGGCTGCTGCAATTATCTGTTCCTGCAGGGAAACATGAAATTT